The following coding sequences lie in one Vitis vinifera cultivar Pinot Noir 40024 chromosome 19, ASM3070453v1 genomic window:
- the LOC100246150 gene encoding disease resistance protein SUMM2 — translation MDCVSPILDAATRLWDCTAKRAVYIRHLPQNLNSLRTEMEELKNLYEDVKERVEREEKRQKKHLRVVDGWLRGVEAMEKEVQEILAKGDEEIQKKCLGTCCPKNCGASYNLGKMVLEKMDAVTVKKTEGSNFSVVAEPLPSPPVMERQLEKTVGQDLLFGKVWKWLQDGGEQVSSIGLYGMGGVGKTTLLTRINNELLKTRLEFDAVIWVTVSRPANVEKVQRVLFNKVEIPQDKWEGRSEDERAEEIFNVLKTKKFVLLLDDIWERLDLSKVGIPPLNPQDKLKMVLTTRSKDVCQDMEVTESIEMNCLPWEDAFALFQTKVGADTINSHPDIPKLAEMVAKECCGLPLALITIGRAMAGTKTPEEWEKKIKMLKNYPAKFPGMENRLFSRLAFSYDSLPDETIKLCFLYCSLFPEDYEISHRNLIQLWIGEGFLDEYDNIQQARNQGEEVIKSLQLACLLENGRSPLDEKDKYLKMHDVIRDMALWLARENGKKKNKFVVKDGVEPIRAQEVEKWKETQRISLWDTNIEELRKPPYFPNMDTFLASHKFIRSFPNRFFTNMPIIRVLVLSNNFKLTELPAEIGNLVTLQYLNFSGLSIKYLPAELKNLKKLRCLILNEMYSLKSLPSQMVSSLSSLQLFSMYSTIVGSDFTGDDEGRLLEELEQLEHIDDISIHLTSVSSIQTLLNSHKLQRSTRWVQLGCERMNLVQLSLYIETLRIRNCFELQDVKINFEKEVVVYSKFPRHQCLNNLCDVDISGCGELLNLTWLICAPSLQFLSVSACKSMEKVIDDEKSEVLEIEVDHVGVFSRLISLTLIWLPKLRSIYGRALPFPSLRHIHVSGCPSLRKLPFHSNTGVSKKFEKIKGDQEWWDELEWEDQTIMHNLTPYFQSE, via the coding sequence ATGGATTGTGTGAGCCCCATCCTGGATGCCGCCACTCGCTTGTGGGATTGCACTGCTAAGCGTGCTGTTTACATCCGTCACCTCCCACAAAATCTCAACTCTTTGAGAACTGAAATGGAGGAACTCAAGAACCTGTACGAAGATGTGAAGGAAAGGGTGGAACGTGAAGAGAAACGTCAGAAGAAGCATCTTCGTGTAGTTGATGGCTGGCTCCGCGGAGTAGAAGCCATGGAAAAAGAAGTGCAGGAAATATTGGCGAAAGGTGATGAAGAAATCCAGAAGAAATGTCTCGGAACCTGTTGTCCTAAAAACTGTGGCGCTAGCTACAATCTTGGCAAGATGGTACTTGAAAAGATGGATGCTGTGACGGTCAAGAAGACGGAGGGCTCAAATTTCAGTGTAGTTGCTGAACCTTTGCCTAGTCCTCCCGTGATGGAGAGGCAGCTTGAAAAGACTGTGGGCCAAGATTTGTTGTTTGGGAAGGTCTGGAAATGGCTCCAAGATGGTGGAGAGCAGGTAAGCAGTATCGGATTATATGGAATGGGGGGTGTGGGCAAAACCACCCTCTTGACCAGGATCAACAATGAGCTCCTCAAAACCAGGCTTGAATTTGATGCAGTGATTTGGGTGACTGTGTCCAGACCAGCCAATGTGGAAAAGGTTCAGCGAGTTCTTTTCAATAAAGTGGAGATTCCCCAAGATAAATGGGAAGGTAGGAGTGAGGATGAAAGGGCAGAAGAAATATTCAATGTCCTGAAGACAAAGAAATTTGTGCTTTTGTTAGATGACATATGGGAGCGGCTGGATCTATCCAAAGTTGGTATTCCTCCTCTCAATCCTCAAGATAAGTTGAAGATGGTACTTACAACGCGATCTAAAGATGTGTGCCAAGATATGGAAGTTACAGAGAGCATTGAAATGAATTGTCTCCCATGGGAGGATGCTTTTGCTCTGTTTCAGACCAAGGTGGGAGCAGACACCATAAATTCTCATCCAGATATACCAAAGTTGGCGGAGATGGTTGCCAAAGAGTGTTGCGGCTTACCACTTGCCCTCATCACCATAGGGCGAGCAATGGCGGGAACAAAAACACCCGAAGaatgggagaaaaaaataaaaatgttgaagAATTATCCGGCAAAGTTTCCAGGTATGGAGAATCGTCTGTTTTCACGCTTGGCATTCAGTTATGATAGCCTACCCGATGAAACCATCAAATTGTGTTTCCTATATTGCTCTTTATTTCCGGAGGATTATGAAATCTCTCATCGAAATCTTATACAACTTTGGATCGGGGAGGGTTTTCTGGATGAATATGACAACATACAACAAGCAAGAAATCAAGGAGAAGAAGTTATTAAAAGTTTACAGCTGGCATGTCTATTAGAGAATGGCAGATCTCCATTAGATGAAAAAGACAAATATTTGAAGATGCATGATGTTATTCGTGATATGGCTTTGTGGTTGGCTCGTGAAAAcgggaagaagaagaacaaattTGTGGTAAAAGATGGAGTTGAACCGATTAGAGCTCAGGAAGTTGAAAAATGGAAAGAGACACAGAGGATATCATTGTGGGATACCAACATTGAAGAACTTAGGAAACCACCATATTTCCCTAATATGGACACCTTTTTGGCATCACATAAGTTTATTCGGTCATTTCCAAATAGATTCTTTACAAACATGCCTATTATAAGAGTTTTGGTCTTGTCAAACAATTTTAAACTTACAGAGTTACCTGCGGAGATTGGAAACTTAGTTACTTTGCAATATCTTAATTTTTCGGGTCTAAGTATAAAATACTTACCTGCGGAGctcaagaatttgaaaaaattaaggtgCTTGATATTGAATGAAATGTATTCGCTCAAGTCACTTCCATCTCAAATGGTATCAAGTCTTTCCTCTTTGCAATTGTTCAGCATGTATAGCACGATTGTAGGGTCAGACTTTACGGGAGATGATGAAGGAAGGTTATTAGAAGAGTTAGAGCAGCTAGAACACATTGATGATATATCTATCCACCTTACAAGTGTATCATCCATCCAAACATTACTTAACTCCCACAAGTTGCAAAGATCCACAAGATGGGTGCAATTAGGTTGTGAGCGTATGAACCTGGTCCAACTATCCCTTTATATAGAGACACTCCGtattagaaattgttttgaattgcAAGAtgtgaaaatcaattttgaaaaggaagtgGTGGTCTACTCAAAATTCCCAAGGCACCAATGCTTGAACAACCTTTGTGATGTCGACATATCCGGATGTGGTGAATTGTTGAATTTGACATGGCTTATTTGTGCTCCAAGCCTTCAATTTCTAAGTGTTTCAGCATGTAAATCAATGGAAAAAGTGATAGATGATGAAAAGAGTGAAGTTTTAGAAATTGAAGTAGATCATGTGGGTGTATTCTCGAGACTCATATCTCTCACTTTAATATGGCTACCAAAGctaagaagtatatatggacgTGCCCTACCTTTTCCATCTTTAAGACACATCCATGTGTCTGGATGTCCAAGTTTGAGGAAGCTGCCATTTCATTCCAATACTGGAGTGAGCAAGAAATTCGAGAAAATCAAGGGAGACCAAGAATGGTGGGATGAATTGGAGTGGGAGGATCAAACCATTATGCACAACCTCACTCCATATTTTCAATCCGAGTGA
- the LOC100261532 gene encoding disease resistance protein SUMM2-like, translated as MDCVSPILDVATRLWDCTAKRAVYIRHLPQNLNSLRTEMEELKNLYEDVKERVEREEKRQKKRLRVVDGWLRGVEAMEKEVQEILAKGDEEIQKKCLGTCCPKNCGASYKLGKMVLEKMDAVTVKKREGSNFSVVAEPLPIPPVIERQLDKTVGQDLLFGKVWKWLQDDGEKVSSIGLYGMGGVGKTTLLTRTNNELHKTRVEFDAVIWVTVSRPANVEKVQQVLFNKLEIPKDKWEGRSEDERAEEIFNVLKTKKFVLLLDDIWERLDLSKVGIPPLNHQDKLKMVFTTRSKQVCQKMEATKSIEVNCLPWEDAFALFQTKVGADTISSHPDIPKLAEMVAKECDGLPLALITTGRAMAGAKTPEEWEKKIQMLKNYPAKFPGTEEDLFRVLAISYDSLPDEAIKSCFLYCSLFPEDYEISHRKLIQLWIGEGFLDEYDNIQEARNQGEEVIKSLQLACLLENVISPVNEEGEKDEYLKMHDVIRDMALWLAGENGKKKNKFVVKDGVESIRAQEVEKWKKTQRISLWDSNIEELREPPYFPNMETFLASCKFIRFFPNRFFPNRFFTNMPIIRVLDLSNNFELKELPEEIGDLVTLQYLNLSRTSIQYLPMELKNLKKLRCLILKNMYFLKPLPSQMVSSLSSLQLFSSYDTANSYYMGDYERRLLEELEQLEHIDDISIDLTNVSSIQTLLNSHKLQRSIRWLQLACEHVKLVQLSLYIETLRIINCFELQDVKINFEKEVVVYSKFPRHQCLNNLCDVYISGCGELLNLTWLIFAPSLQFLSVSACESMEKVIDDERSEILEIAVDHLGVFSRLRSLALFCLPELRSIHGRALTFPSLRYICVFQCPSLRKLPFDSNIGVSKKLEKIKGEQEWWDELEWEDQTIMHKLTPYFQSDSSHYNFSLISHCTYFIRFVRTSEWEDQTIMHNCQETYSLQITTMSTIKIAPDLGVSNGRAGPGQGKIFGPRAGRGGLGAGSGPGQRAGLGAGWRAKPWAFLNKPKWL; from the exons ATGGATTGTGTAAGCCCCATCCTGGATGTCGCCACTCGCTTGTGGGATTGCACTGCTAAGCGTGCTGTTTACATCCGTCATCTCCCACAAAATCTCAACTCTTTGAGAACTGAAATGGAGGAACTCAAGAACCTGTACGAAGATGTGAAGGAAAGGGTGGAACGTGAAGAGAAACGTCAGAAGAAGCGTCTTCGTGTAGTTGATGGCTGGCTCCGCGGAGTAGAAGCCATGGAAAAAGAAGTGCAGGAAATATTGGCAAAAGGTGATGAAGAAATCCAGAAGAAATGTCTCGGAACCTGTTGTCCTAAAAACTGTGGCGCTAGCTATAAGCTTGGCAAGATGGTACTTGAAAAGATGGATGCTGTGACGGTAAAGAAGAGGGAGGGCTCAAATTTCAGTGTAGTTGCTGAACCTTTGCCTATTCCTCCCGTGATCGAGAGGCAGCTGGACAAGACTGTGGGCCAAGATTTGTTGTTTGGGAAGGTCTGGAAATGGCTCCAAGATGATGGAGAGAAGGTAAGCAGTATCGGATTATATGGAATGGGGGGTGTGGGCAAAACCACCCTCTTGACCAGGACCAACAATGAGCTCCACAAAACCAGGGTTGAATTTGATGCAGTGATTTGGGTGACTGTGTCCAGACCAGCCAATGTGGAAAAGGTTCAGCAAGTTCTTTTCAATAAATTGGAGATTCCCAAAGATAAATGGGAAGGTAGGAGTGAGGATGAAAGGGCAGAAGAAATATTCAATGTCCTGAAGACAAAGAAATTTGTGCTCTTGTTAGATGACATATGGGAGCGGCTGGATCTATCCAAAGTTGGTATTCCTCCTCTGAATCATCAAGATAAGTTGAAGATGGTATTTACAACGCGATCTAAACAAGTATGCCAAAAGATGGAAGCTACCAAGAGCATTGAAGTGAATTGCCTCCCATGGGAGGATGCTTTTGCTCTGTTTCAGACCAAGGTAGGAGCAGACACTATAAGTTCTCATCCAGATATACCAAAGCTGGCGGAGATGGTTGCCAAAGAGTGTGACGGCTTACCACTTGCCCTCATCACCACAGGGCGAGCAATGGCGGGAGCAAAAACACCCGAGGAATgggagaaaaaaatacaaatgttGAAGAATTATCCAGCAAAGTTTCCAGGTACAGAGGAGGATTTGTTTCGAGTATTAGCAATCAGTTATGATAGCCTGCCCGATGAAGCCATCAAATCGTGTTTCCTATATTGCTCTTTATTTCCGGAGGATTATGAAATCTCTCATCGAAAACTTATACAACTTTGGATCGGGGAGGGTTTTCTGGATGAATATGACAACATACAAGAAGCAAGAAATCAAGGAGAAGAAGTTATTAAAAGTTTACAGCTTGCATGTTTATTGGAAAATGTCATATCTCCCGTAAATGAAGAAGGTGAAAAAGACGAATATTTGAAGATGCATGATGTTATTCGTGATATGGCTTTGTGGTTGGCTGGCGAAAAcgggaagaagaagaacaaattTGTGGTAAAAGATGGAGTTGAATCGATTAGAGCTCAGGAagttgaaaaatggaaaaagacaCAAAGGATATCATTGTGGGATTCCAACATTGAAGAACTCAGGGAACCACCATATTTCCCTAATATGGAGACCTTTTTGGCATCATGTAAGTTTATTCGATTCTTTCCAAATAGATTCTTTCCAAATAGATTCTTTACAAACATGCCTATCATAAGAGTTTTGGACTTGTCAAACAATTTTGAACTTAAGGAGTTACCTGAGGAGATTGGAGACTTAGTTACCTTGCAATATCTTAATTTGTCGAGGACAAGTATTCAATACTTACCTATGGAgctcaagaacttgaaaaaattaaggtgcttgatattgaaaaatatgtattttcttAAGCCACTTCCATCTCAAATGGTATCGAGTCTTTCCTCTTTGCAATTGTTTAGTAGTTATGACACTGCAAACTCATACTATATGGGAGATTATGAAAGAAGGTTATTAGAAGAGTTAGAGCAGTTGGAACACATTGATGATATATCCATCGACCTTACAAATGTATCATCCATCCAAACATTATTAAACTCCCACAAGTTGCAAAGATCCATAAGATGGCTACAATTAGCTTGTGAGCATGTGAAACTGGTCCAACTATCCCTTTATATAGAGACACTCCGTattataaattgttttgaattgCAAGAtgtgaaaatcaattttgaaaaggaagtgGTGGTCTACTCAAAATTCCCAAGGCACCAATGCTTGAACAACCTTTGTGATGTCTACATATCTGGATGTGGTGAACTGTTGAATTTGACATGGCTTATTTTTGCTCCAAGCCTTCAATTTCTAAGTGTTTCAGCATGTGAATCAATGGAAAAAGTGATAGATGATGAAAGGAgtgaaatattagaaattgcAGTAGATCATTTGGGCGTATTCTCGAGACTCAGATCTCTCGCTTTGTTTTGTTTACCAGAGCTAAGAAGTATACATGGACGTGCCCTAACTTTTCCATCTTTAAGATACATCTGTGTGTTTCAATGTCCAAGTTTGAGGAAGCTGCCATTTGATTCCAATATTGGAGTGAGCAAGAAATTGGAGAAAATCAAGGGAGAACAAGAATGGTGGGATGAATTGGAGTGGGAGGATCAAACCATTATGCACAAACTCACTCCATATTTTCAATCCGATTCGTCTCATTACAA tttcTCTCTGATTTCTCACTGTACATACTTCATTAGATTCGTTCGCACTTCGGAGTGGGAGGATCAAACCATTATGCACAACTGCCAG GAAACATATTCGTTGCAAATAACAACTATGTCGACGATAAAAATTGCTCCCGACCtaggggtctccaacgggcgggccgggccgggccagGGAAAAATCTTCGGCCCACGGGCTGGGCGGGGCGGGCTGGGGGCGGGCAGCGGGCCGGGCCAGCGGGCCGGGCTGGGGGCGGGCTGGCGGGCCAAGCcttgggcttttttaaataagccaaaatggctttaG